A region of Streptomyces sp. NBC_01788 DNA encodes the following proteins:
- a CDS encoding RNA polymerase sigma factor, whose translation MVEPSDLEDLVGGTGGDDFAAVERCYDLRKALATLTGQQRQALLMKYVANLSVAECAEVLGTGVDNMKKILGKARKALRQAPGMDAYDSAGMAKEVRG comes from the coding sequence ATGGTCGAGCCGAGTGATCTGGAAGACCTCGTCGGAGGGACAGGCGGCGATGATTTCGCGGCCGTGGAGCGGTGCTATGACCTTCGCAAGGCGCTGGCCACATTGACCGGGCAGCAGCGGCAGGCCCTGTTGATGAAGTACGTGGCGAACCTGTCGGTCGCCGAGTGTGCGGAGGTGCTCGGCACGGGTGTCGACAACATGAAGAAGATCTTGGGGAAGGCGCGTAAGGCCCTGCGACAGGCGCCGGGTATGGACGCCTACGACAGCGCCGGAATGGCGAAGGAGGTGCGCGGGTGA
- the galE gene encoding UDP-glucose 4-epimerase GalE — protein sequence MTVLIAGGAGYIGSTVASACLDKGMTPVILDSLVRGRREFTDGRIFYEGDISDASLVDRVFSQHPDISAVVHCAALIVVPESVEDPMGYYEANVGKSLDFVRHLRRNGCDRLIFSSSASIYQADDGSPVDEDSPLGPQSPYARTKAVCEEMFEDIAAARQMRVLSLRYFNPIGADPKMRTGLQLKRPSHALGKMIQAHQEGTAFPITGTDYPTRDGTGIRDYVHVWDLAAAHLAAIDRFDSLLTESEPSMAINLGTGSGTTVRELCAAFNQVVDTPLATVDAEPRPGDVAGGYTKSDRAQKLLGWTPAFSLTEGIRSSLDWIPVRDELLKD from the coding sequence GTGACTGTTCTTATCGCCGGGGGAGCCGGTTACATCGGAAGCACCGTGGCTTCGGCCTGCTTGGACAAGGGGATGACCCCGGTGATCCTCGACAGCCTTGTCAGAGGCCGCAGGGAGTTCACCGACGGCCGGATCTTCTATGAGGGCGACATCTCCGACGCATCGCTGGTCGACCGGGTCTTCTCCCAGCACCCGGACATCTCCGCCGTGGTGCACTGCGCAGCGCTAATCGTGGTTCCCGAGTCTGTCGAGGACCCCATGGGCTACTACGAGGCCAACGTCGGAAAGAGTTTGGACTTCGTCCGCCATCTCCGCCGGAATGGCTGCGACCGCCTCATCTTCAGTTCCTCGGCCTCCATCTACCAAGCCGACGACGGCTCCCCTGTCGATGAAGACTCCCCCTTGGGGCCGCAGAGCCCGTACGCGCGGACCAAGGCCGTGTGCGAGGAGATGTTCGAGGACATCGCCGCAGCCCGGCAGATGCGCGTACTGTCACTGCGCTACTTCAACCCCATCGGGGCAGACCCCAAGATGCGTACCGGACTTCAGCTCAAGCGGCCCAGTCACGCCTTGGGTAAGATGATCCAGGCACACCAGGAAGGCACGGCCTTCCCCATCACCGGAACCGACTACCCCACGCGCGACGGGACGGGAATCCGGGACTACGTGCACGTCTGGGACCTGGCTGCGGCCCACCTGGCGGCGATCGACCGTTTCGACTCCCTCCTCACGGAATCGGAGCCGTCCATGGCGATCAACCTGGGCACAGGCTCGGGCACCACCGTGCGTGAACTGTGCGCCGCCTTCAACCAGGTCGTCGACACCCCGCTGGCCACGGTCGACGCGGAGCCGCGCCCCGGTGACGTCGCTGGCGGCTATACCAAGAGCGACCGAGCGCAGAAACTCCTGGGATGGACACCGGCGTTCTCCCTCACGGAGGGGATCCGGTCCTCCCTGGACTGGATCCCCGTGCGCGACGAGTTGCTGAAGGACTGA
- a CDS encoding DUF6221 family protein, producing the protein MDGLVQWLRDQLDEDEQVARAAGGGWRELPKNWVSLRSSGVGQAPAHRVALVLDEGERAHIVRHDPARVLRELDAKRRILALYATAIEGRTALRARMREAIEKDSDEFTRLHRQESELLEMAGRMAPVVRLLALPYVDRPGYREEWRP; encoded by the coding sequence GTGGATGGTCTGGTGCAGTGGTTGCGCGACCAACTCGACGAGGATGAGCAAGTGGCGCGCGCTGCTGGCGGCGGTTGGCGCGAACTCCCAAAGAACTGGGTCAGCCTTCGCTCATCAGGCGTGGGACAGGCACCCGCACATCGCGTCGCCCTCGTCTTGGATGAGGGCGAACGTGCCCACATCGTTCGCCATGACCCGGCCCGGGTGCTGCGCGAACTCGACGCCAAGCGGCGCATCCTCGCGCTCTATGCGACCGCCATCGAGGGCCGCACTGCCTTGCGCGCTCGGATGCGAGAGGCGATCGAGAAGGATTCAGACGAGTTCACACGGCTCCACAGGCAGGAAAGCGAGCTACTCGAGATGGCTGGGCGAATGGCCCCTGTCGTGCGCCTGCTCGCACTGCCTTACGTGGATCGGCCCGGCTACCGCGAGGAGTGGCGGCCGTAG
- a CDS encoding RraA family protein, whose protein sequence is MTAREIHTQISRPTRDQISALSRLPVAAIVDALGKTGALTPDLKSLTPHVVLCGSVVTALGPDVTVRRAAIDLAQPGDVLVVAGGGARAHSCFGGATARHMQSCGITGALVDGMVRDVYELRTLGFATFARGTNPINYRYPVGQEEGAVNVPVSIDGVSITPGDVLVGDQDGAVVVPRSQVEHIIATTQAAMDAEAKKWEAREGQSLGAVQKLTDAGYRII, encoded by the coding sequence GTGACCGCACGCGAGATCCACACCCAGATCAGCCGCCCGACACGGGACCAGATCAGCGCCCTGTCCCGTCTTCCGGTCGCGGCGATCGTCGACGCCCTCGGCAAGACGGGCGCCCTCACGCCCGACCTCAAGAGCCTGACCCCCCACGTAGTCCTGTGCGGAAGCGTCGTGACGGCGCTCGGCCCGGACGTGACAGTGCGGCGGGCGGCCATCGACCTGGCGCAGCCCGGTGACGTGCTCGTGGTGGCCGGTGGCGGCGCCCGCGCCCACAGCTGCTTCGGCGGCGCGACTGCGCGGCACATGCAGAGCTGCGGTATCACCGGCGCCCTCGTCGACGGCATGGTCCGGGACGTGTACGAACTTCGCACCCTCGGCTTCGCGACCTTCGCGCGGGGCACGAACCCAATCAACTACCGGTACCCGGTCGGCCAAGAGGAAGGCGCGGTCAACGTCCCGGTCTCCATCGACGGCGTCTCCATCACCCCGGGGGACGTCCTGGTGGGCGACCAGGACGGGGCCGTTGTCGTGCCCCGCTCCCAGGTGGAGCACATCATCGCCACGACGCAGGCCGCGATGGACGCAGAGGCGAAGAAGTGGGAGGCCCGTGAAGGCCAGTCCCTCGGTGCCGTGCAGAAGCTCACCGACGCTGGCTACCGGATCATCTGA
- a CDS encoding DUF2332 domain-containing protein yields MAEQTRAPRQDLADVFRRFAEQQCAGRSPLYFTLSHAVAGNPELLDLAGRTRPGQPAPNMLLGAVHHILRRGASHPLRPYFSGREPLAQEQAAELLVDFCRHHAEQIKQIISTRSVQTNEVNRCAVLLPAFAALQASLDERPVRIVDVGASAGLNLLWDRYTYRYDDQVLRLPGSDPSTVLTCEVRGGVPPLALDAARFVQPIGIELSPVDLTDSEATEWLVSLTWPEQAERRRALHTALALCAEDPPTVIAGRAQEHLAQMVADTPADQHLCFVFSWSIYQIFGSPGGRERLAETLTELSRQRPIHEISIGHFGHNTPRMILASYDNGESRSAVAAHCDVYGFWIHWLDGRPEEGGTS; encoded by the coding sequence GTGGCCGAACAGACACGAGCCCCGCGCCAGGACCTGGCGGACGTCTTCCGCCGGTTCGCCGAGCAGCAGTGCGCGGGCAGGTCCCCGCTCTACTTCACACTGTCCCACGCGGTGGCCGGCAACCCCGAGCTGCTTGACCTCGCCGGCAGAACCAGGCCGGGGCAGCCCGCCCCGAACATGCTCCTCGGGGCTGTCCATCACATCCTCCGACGCGGCGCCTCCCACCCGCTGCGCCCCTACTTCAGCGGGCGTGAGCCACTGGCCCAGGAGCAGGCCGCGGAACTGCTGGTGGACTTCTGCCGCCACCATGCCGAGCAGATCAAGCAGATCATCTCGACCCGTTCCGTGCAGACCAACGAGGTCAACCGGTGCGCAGTGCTGCTCCCCGCGTTCGCCGCGCTCCAAGCCTCGCTCGACGAGCGGCCGGTGAGGATCGTCGACGTGGGCGCGAGCGCCGGGCTGAACCTGCTGTGGGACCGGTACACGTACCGCTACGACGACCAGGTGCTGCGCCTGCCCGGCAGCGACCCAAGCACGGTCCTCACCTGCGAGGTGCGGGGCGGCGTGCCGCCCCTGGCCCTGGACGCCGCCCGCTTCGTCCAGCCGATCGGGATCGAACTCAGCCCAGTGGATCTCACCGACAGCGAGGCGACCGAATGGCTGGTCAGCCTCACATGGCCGGAGCAGGCCGAGAGGCGGCGCGCCTTGCACACGGCCCTGGCCCTCTGCGCCGAGGACCCCCCTACCGTGATCGCCGGCCGCGCTCAGGAGCACCTCGCCCAGATGGTCGCCGACACCCCGGCCGACCAGCACCTGTGCTTCGTCTTCTCCTGGTCCATCTACCAGATCTTCGGCTCGCCCGGCGGCCGGGAACGCCTCGCCGAAACCCTCACCGAACTGAGCCGCCAGCGGCCCATCCACGAGATATCCATCGGCCACTTCGGCCACAACACCCCCCGGATGATCCTGGCCAGCTACGACAACGGCGAGAGCCGGTCGGCCGTCGCGGCGCACTGCGACGTGTACGGCTTCTGGATCCACTGGCTCGATGGGCGACCGGAAGAAGGCGGCACCTCATGA
- a CDS encoding XRE family transcriptional regulator: MDTTRNEALGAWMKEHGYSSNTLAEAVNRALEQLTGRTGGLDGSSVRDWKAGRVRWPKSATRRALEDVTGLPATALGFVPRGRTPSTPAAPQEDPDMKRRTLVGGIAVAVTAAAAAPGAAAPRRIGMSDVNRLQQRFAEIIASDHRHGGQLGIEQRAAELADEALNLQNAGSASQRVRSNLYACAAGFRSSAMWAAIDGRRYADAKAHMREAQALAEMSGDQAIKFRIWSHAGAMYRHMGRPADAFAANDVARNLHITRRDPMFASLGLARQAAIHGAAQDRTGARRALDQAQEAIQRANPDDYRPVWLLAFYDQAELHSLALSAHIALGDHPTAEYHAHRCLATLRPHMRRSHAITTTRLAHAQLAQGDLETATATAMQVPADAAMQHARVSRMLQEFGSALRATAPRSSIVQTWTAHTRDDWRATA, translated from the coding sequence ATGGACACCACGCGCAATGAGGCCCTAGGGGCGTGGATGAAGGAGCACGGCTACAGCTCCAACACCCTGGCAGAAGCGGTGAACAGGGCCCTTGAGCAGCTCACCGGCCGGACCGGCGGACTGGACGGCTCCTCTGTCCGGGACTGGAAGGCGGGCCGGGTCCGATGGCCCAAGTCGGCCACCCGCAGGGCACTTGAGGACGTGACCGGCCTGCCCGCCACCGCTTTAGGGTTCGTGCCACGGGGCCGGACTCCGTCCACCCCAGCCGCACCGCAGGAGGACCCGGATATGAAGCGCCGTACCCTCGTCGGTGGTATCGCTGTCGCTGTCACCGCAGCAGCAGCAGCCCCCGGCGCCGCAGCACCCCGCCGTATCGGCATGAGCGACGTTAACCGCCTTCAGCAGCGATTCGCCGAGATCATCGCGAGCGACCACCGCCACGGCGGCCAACTCGGCATCGAGCAGCGGGCCGCCGAACTCGCCGACGAAGCGCTGAACCTCCAAAACGCCGGCAGCGCCAGCCAGCGCGTACGCAGCAACCTATACGCCTGCGCGGCTGGGTTCCGCTCCTCTGCAATGTGGGCAGCGATCGACGGCCGCCGCTACGCCGACGCGAAGGCTCACATGCGTGAAGCGCAGGCACTCGCCGAAATGTCCGGCGACCAAGCCATCAAGTTCCGCATCTGGAGCCACGCGGGAGCCATGTACCGGCACATGGGCCGCCCCGCCGACGCCTTCGCCGCGAACGACGTCGCGCGCAACCTGCACATCACGCGCCGCGACCCCATGTTCGCCTCCCTCGGCCTGGCCCGGCAGGCAGCCATCCACGGCGCAGCACAGGACCGCACCGGCGCCCGCCGCGCTCTCGACCAAGCGCAGGAAGCCATTCAGCGCGCCAACCCCGACGACTATCGGCCGGTGTGGCTGCTCGCGTTCTACGACCAGGCCGAGCTGCATTCACTCGCGCTCTCCGCCCACATTGCCCTTGGCGACCACCCCACCGCCGAGTACCACGCTCACCGCTGTCTGGCCACTCTGCGCCCGCACATGCGCCGGTCCCACGCCATCACCACCACGCGCCTCGCACACGCCCAGCTCGCCCAGGGCGACCTTGAGACCGCCACGGCCACCGCGATGCAAGTTCCCGCAGACGCCGCCATGCAACACGCCCGCGTCTCCCGCATGCTGCAAGAGTTCGGGTCCGCGCTGCGCGCGACGGCGCCGCGCAGCTCCATCGTGCAGACCTGGACCGCGCATACCCGCGACGACTGGAGGGCCACCGCATGA
- a CDS encoding GNAT family N-acetyltransferase, which yields MTTAPTIDLRTFTDLEPIRGDMIDVYAEVRAPLLHLPNYAVTAFGERLDRHGAEPGFTAVIAYADGQPVGYVYGNRIEHGDRYWQRTAPEPAQEYTSRPAMALKEIGVREAWRKTGTARRIHDAFLAARTEPYVTLMVNPAAGGGKVHALYRSWGYEDIGQSQPSPASPVLTVMIRAI from the coding sequence ATGACCACGGCACCCACAATCGATCTACGCACGTTCACCGACCTGGAACCCATCCGCGGCGACATGATCGACGTGTACGCCGAGGTGCGTGCCCCGCTGCTCCACCTTCCGAACTACGCGGTCACCGCCTTCGGCGAGCGCCTGGACCGACACGGCGCCGAGCCGGGGTTCACGGCCGTCATCGCGTACGCGGATGGACAGCCGGTCGGCTACGTCTACGGCAACCGCATCGAGCACGGTGACCGGTACTGGCAGCGCACCGCCCCGGAGCCCGCTCAGGAGTACACCAGTCGCCCGGCGATGGCCCTGAAGGAGATCGGCGTACGCGAGGCCTGGCGCAAGACCGGCACCGCACGGCGTATACATGATGCCTTCCTTGCCGCACGCACGGAGCCGTACGTGACGCTGATGGTGAACCCGGCGGCCGGCGGCGGGAAGGTGCACGCGCTCTACCGGTCGTGGGGGTACGAGGACATAGGGCAGAGCCAGCCGTCACCGGCCTCCCCCGTCCTCACGGTGATGATCCGCGCCATCTGA
- a CDS encoding SIS domain-containing protein encodes MTSSVYGAFAHAYVSEVGAAVRRMIETGGDAAVGLMKKAIAERGPVRGFGNGGSSAIIRSVLLQLRAGHVGLPVNESMMSQAALAYWAQHDSYRAVFCRSLADDIRDVGLVVLASVSGRSANIVETVRLCRAHGVPVLAVVGGDGHQLGPLDGVLWATGTTDQQLSEDVTLTALTLAAAATAEPEHVPLRVRLEQHLHALTAMDTERLGWFLEAATQAVADAVRHRRRIYVLCPDGGPLSLAAEHFAHNVHWDAPLGVEGVRPPVVISGLSLADMSAIYNDHPDPAHGVRYQLRSASPGDVVFLLAYDSHSRTSRQAIDAAVEAEAQVFLLHRDGPAPPTPGQHSQRLPPLDDFGLPCLVQTIAHMVCRTTRATLVADSEPAAKAGPSPRDLMEQDLAPLRELSNTSAVSLEGIVT; translated from the coding sequence TTGACGTCTTCTGTGTACGGCGCCTTCGCCCACGCGTATGTGAGCGAGGTAGGCGCCGCTGTCCGCCGAATGATCGAGACCGGCGGCGACGCCGCCGTGGGGCTGATGAAGAAAGCGATCGCCGAGCGCGGCCCGGTGCGCGGGTTCGGCAACGGCGGCAGCTCGGCGATCATCCGGTCGGTTCTCCTACAACTCCGCGCCGGCCATGTCGGGCTGCCGGTGAACGAATCGATGATGAGCCAGGCGGCCCTGGCGTACTGGGCTCAACACGACTCCTACCGGGCGGTGTTCTGCCGATCCCTCGCCGACGACATCCGGGACGTAGGCCTGGTCGTCCTCGCCAGCGTGAGCGGCCGGTCGGCGAACATCGTCGAGACGGTCAGGCTCTGCCGGGCCCATGGGGTGCCCGTGCTGGCAGTGGTGGGCGGAGACGGCCACCAGCTGGGGCCGTTGGACGGTGTGCTCTGGGCCACCGGCACGACGGACCAACAGCTCAGTGAAGACGTGACGCTGACCGCGTTGACGTTGGCGGCCGCGGCGACTGCGGAGCCTGAACACGTGCCGCTGCGGGTCCGTCTGGAGCAGCACCTGCACGCCCTCACCGCGATGGACACCGAGCGTCTGGGCTGGTTCCTCGAGGCGGCCACGCAGGCCGTCGCCGATGCCGTCCGCCACAGGCGGCGCATCTACGTGCTGTGCCCCGACGGCGGCCCCCTCTCCCTGGCCGCCGAGCACTTCGCGCACAACGTCCACTGGGACGCGCCCCTCGGCGTCGAGGGAGTCCGGCCCCCGGTCGTCATCTCCGGCCTGTCGCTGGCCGACATGAGCGCGATTTACAACGACCACCCCGACCCGGCGCACGGAGTCCGCTATCAGCTGCGCTCTGCCTCGCCCGGCGACGTGGTCTTCCTCCTGGCCTATGACTCGCACAGCAGGACGAGCCGGCAGGCCATCGACGCCGCCGTCGAGGCGGAAGCGCAGGTCTTTCTCCTGCACCGGGACGGTCCCGCCCCGCCCACGCCGGGACAGCACAGCCAGAGACTGCCCCCGCTCGACGACTTCGGCCTGCCCTGCCTGGTGCAGACGATCGCCCACATGGTCTGCCGGACCACTCGCGCAACGCTGGTGGCGGATTCCGAGCCGGCCGCAAAGGCCGGACCGTCGCCGCGCGACCTCATGGAGCAAGACCTCGCACCGCTCCGTGAGCTGTCCAACACCTCCGCCGTATCCCTGGAAGGAATCGTGACGTGA
- a CDS encoding ISAs1 family transposase codes for MPACCWVADAPQRALALLGFRPDPLTGLIRPPHATTIRLVLAAADGDALDRAIGDFLQERKAPAPGRKVIAVDGKTLRGSRTTKQRATSLIAAMTHDGQVLAQRQIDGKSNEIPAFAPLLDGLDLTGAVITADALHTQHDHASYLHERGAHYLAVVKKNHPGLHQKVRRLPWRDVRLDHYERARAHHREEIRRLKTATFAHLDYPHARQALQVVRWRRDLGTGRLTIERIYLVTSLPPGAATGRELAAWIRGHWLIENQLHHVRDRTFREDASKICTRHLPRVMAGLRNLAIGVHRQDGHTNIAAALRRTGRDHQRPLTALGLT; via the coding sequence TTGCCAGCCTGTTGCTGGGTCGCCGACGCACCGCAGAGGGCCCTGGCCCTGCTCGGGTTCCGGCCCGATCCGCTGACCGGCCTGATCCGCCCGCCCCATGCCACGACCATCCGTCTCGTCCTGGCCGCCGCGGACGGTGACGCCCTCGACCGCGCCATCGGCGACTTCCTCCAGGAACGCAAGGCCCCGGCCCCGGGACGAAAGGTCATCGCCGTCGACGGCAAGACACTCCGTGGCTCCCGCACCACAAAACAGCGGGCCACTTCCCTGATCGCCGCCATGACCCACGACGGCCAGGTCCTCGCCCAACGTCAGATCGACGGCAAGAGCAACGAGATCCCGGCCTTCGCCCCACTCCTGGACGGCCTCGACCTGACCGGCGCGGTGATCACCGCGGACGCTCTTCACACCCAGCACGACCACGCCTCCTACCTGCATGAACGCGGGGCCCACTACCTGGCCGTCGTCAAGAAGAACCACCCCGGACTGCATCAGAAGGTCCGCCGCCTACCCTGGCGTGATGTCCGCCTGGACCACTACGAACGCGCCCGGGCCCACCACCGCGAGGAGATCCGCCGGCTGAAGACCGCCACCTTCGCCCACCTCGACTACCCGCACGCCCGCCAGGCCCTCCAAGTCGTGCGCTGGAGACGGGACCTGGGCACCGGCAGGCTGACGATCGAGCGGATCTACCTGGTCACGAGCCTGCCGCCCGGCGCGGCCACCGGCAGAGAACTCGCCGCCTGGATCCGCGGGCACTGGCTCATCGAAAACCAGCTCCACCACGTCCGAGACCGCACCTTCCGCGAGGACGCCTCCAAAATCTGCACCCGGCACCTGCCCCGCGTGATGGCCGGCCTGCGCAATCTCGCCATCGGCGTCCACCGCCAGGACGGCCACACCAACATCGCCGCCGCCCTCCGCCGCACCGGCCGTGACCACCAGCGGCCCCTCACCGCCCTCGGACTGACCTGA
- a CDS encoding dTDP-4-dehydrorhamnose reductase family protein, whose product MRAAVFGASGLLGRSVMRAFDDCDVTGTSLRRTGQGSVTVDATSSDEIQRVLDRLRPDVVVNCVGERRPEVWATAPARAHELNVDAARLIAAGARQHGARLLHISSDYVFDGRNPVYRTDAPRNPVNAYGRWKLLAEDVVRSVCPDAAILRLPVLYGPAQYAAETNLTQIARLVSAGVDAELDDVCVRYPTHADEAAEVCRWIAAAQLRGQCLGSACHWSAEQGFTKYRMAVMIGHRFGLSTEHIRAGEADAAAGDRPVDCRLDCQDLRAALGWPAHRYRTFSDEFPQMVEPWLPSSRHVSG is encoded by the coding sequence GTGCGAGCAGCAGTCTTCGGTGCTTCTGGGCTTCTCGGGCGGTCCGTAATGCGGGCTTTCGACGACTGTGACGTGACGGGTACCAGCCTCCGCAGGACGGGGCAGGGGTCGGTCACGGTGGACGCGACCTCGTCCGACGAGATCCAGCGTGTACTGGACCGCCTCCGGCCAGACGTTGTCGTGAACTGTGTGGGTGAACGACGGCCTGAGGTATGGGCGACCGCGCCAGCGCGGGCCCACGAGCTGAATGTCGATGCGGCTCGGCTGATCGCAGCCGGCGCCCGCCAGCATGGGGCGCGTCTGCTGCACATCTCCAGCGACTACGTGTTCGACGGGAGGAACCCCGTCTATCGGACCGACGCCCCGCGGAACCCGGTGAACGCGTACGGCCGGTGGAAACTCCTCGCTGAAGACGTGGTGCGAAGCGTCTGTCCCGATGCGGCGATCCTGCGGCTCCCTGTGCTCTACGGGCCTGCGCAGTACGCGGCCGAGACCAACTTGACGCAGATCGCCCGCCTTGTGAGCGCCGGAGTCGACGCCGAGTTGGATGACGTCTGCGTCCGCTACCCGACGCACGCGGACGAGGCGGCCGAGGTGTGCCGGTGGATCGCGGCCGCGCAGCTGCGGGGGCAGTGCCTTGGCTCTGCGTGCCACTGGAGCGCGGAGCAGGGATTCACCAAGTACCGAATGGCTGTGATGATCGGCCACCGATTCGGCCTGTCAACCGAGCACATCCGTGCCGGAGAGGCGGATGCGGCAGCTGGCGATCGTCCGGTCGACTGCCGTCTCGACTGTCAGGACCTTCGAGCAGCACTCGGATGGCCAGCACACCGCTACCGAACGTTCAGTGACGAGTTTCCGCAGATGGTCGAGCCCTGGCTGCCGTCCTCCCGACATGTTTCGGGCTGA
- a CDS encoding sugar phosphate nucleotidyltransferase: MTRAGITRAVVAAGGAGTKMAPITQVIPKEMLPVERTPILEHLVLELRDAGIGNVLFVISSRKSQIPAYFGSGERYGLEFAYRVQDDGAGPGAPVLDAEVWTRGEQFVLAFGDNLIRPAPDRRETPVQRLLKTADPGACSVLTAVFPADQVPAHEILLGAAPAPPPDGGPVTFGEDQLDHTGARWVHACAARWVLGPFVFDALRQCPPRANGELYLIDAVRQWVSSGHQLRTVPLLPDDIRFNLDNWRAYEDAVAFFRG, encoded by the coding sequence ATGACCCGAGCGGGCATCACCAGGGCAGTCGTCGCGGCCGGCGGGGCGGGCACCAAGATGGCCCCGATCACCCAGGTCATCCCCAAGGAGATGCTGCCCGTCGAGCGGACGCCGATCCTGGAACACCTCGTCCTCGAACTGCGGGACGCCGGAATCGGCAACGTCCTCTTCGTGATCTCGTCACGCAAGAGCCAGATCCCCGCGTACTTCGGCAGCGGCGAACGGTACGGCCTCGAGTTCGCCTACCGCGTGCAGGACGACGGCGCCGGGCCCGGAGCACCGGTCCTGGACGCCGAGGTCTGGACGCGGGGCGAGCAGTTCGTCCTCGCCTTCGGGGACAACCTGATCCGCCCGGCGCCGGACCGCCGCGAAACACCGGTGCAGCGCCTCCTGAAAACGGCGGACCCAGGCGCCTGCTCCGTCCTGACAGCTGTGTTCCCCGCCGACCAGGTACCTGCGCACGAAATCCTTCTGGGAGCGGCCCCCGCTCCCCCGCCGGACGGCGGGCCCGTCACCTTCGGCGAAGACCAGCTCGATCACACCGGGGCCCGGTGGGTGCACGCCTGCGCGGCCCGCTGGGTCCTGGGCCCGTTCGTCTTCGACGCCTTGCGCCAGTGCCCGCCGCGCGCCAACGGAGAGCTGTACCTGATCGACGCGGTGCGGCAGTGGGTCAGCAGCGGCCACCAGCTTCGGACGGTTCCTCTGCTGCCGGACGACATTCGCTTCAACCTCGACAACTGGAGGGCCTACGAGGATGCGGTCGCCTTTTTCCGCGGTTGA